In Opitutaceae bacterium TAV5, one genomic interval encodes:
- a CDS encoding multidrug transporter → MWIVLFALRYKYTIAVLAILILLFGVMSGRRMSTDILPRVDSPEIMVVWTYNGLNAAEMASKLTSFSEIAILNNVDDLLEVRSESSNGTALIKLRFQPYVDINTAMTQTTGVSQTILRRMPTGTTPPLVVRTSPSSVPIIQLVMSSDTMSSGQLFDYARLALRAQLQSVPGMRISLPYGGASRQVMVDLDPDALIAFGLSAADVSAAIGRQNLTLPSGSLREGERELPVEINASPENVQGFLDLPLRSVDGKMILLRDVANVRDGEAVSTNIARLNGQNAVMVSILKLGNASTVDIIDGILARLPEIRASAPAGMNIEPIFDQSVFVRAAVDGVRHEILLVGGLVAAVVLLFLGSWRSTLIVLTSIPLALLCSIVGLNLVGATFNLMTLGGLALAIGILVDNSLVEIENIKRQISLGKDVRQAIVDGAKQVAFPEFVSTLSICIVFLPIFLLTGTASYVFRPLALAVVFAMLASYLLARTLVPTLASIILPSELRAEKRREGRPPRGLGRIHHGIEHGVDRAAGVQGRFLRAILGRKYLVLIPVAVAVSLGVFAALKSGREFFPKTDAGLIRLFVRVPSGIRVEDTARIMADMQREIRSLIPRDELQFVVENIGTPSAVNQAWVETTAISSADGEILVQLADKHGPSDGYIEKIRAMLAEKFPDAQSFFRPADATSQTLASGAPTTFEVRFTGRDIAGNLALAKELRERFVKVPGAVDVTLREVLDQPGYAIRVDRARAATFGITQQDASNALLAALGSGGSVAPSFWSDPGTGAAYDVQVIAPPAILDSVEQLLNLPIRPSTGGGAPVPLRAFATVSEKRAPASVSRTTMQPTWTVVANAAGRDLGSLTADLEKIIDELRPRLKPANRIELAGQAALMRSAYSELIGGLGLAAVLVFLVMVVNFQSWTLPFVAISGLPVAVSGALFSLWLTGTPLSVPALMGIIMVVGVSTANSVLVSSFARDLTNEGIAPFEAAINAATTRLRPVTMTALAMILGVIPMAIGHAEGGEQNAPLGRAVIGGLVFGTCASLFLVPVVFAAVRGRFGAKKTAS, encoded by the coding sequence ATGTGGATCGTTCTCTTCGCGCTTCGTTACAAGTACACCATCGCCGTCCTCGCCATCCTGATCCTGCTTTTTGGCGTGATGTCGGGGCGGCGCATGTCCACCGACATCCTGCCGCGCGTGGACAGCCCGGAGATCATGGTCGTGTGGACCTACAACGGTCTCAATGCCGCCGAGATGGCGTCGAAGCTCACCTCGTTTTCCGAGATCGCCATCCTCAACAACGTGGACGATCTGCTCGAGGTCCGCTCCGAGTCCTCCAACGGCACCGCGCTCATCAAGCTGCGCTTCCAGCCCTACGTGGACATCAACACCGCGATGACGCAGACCACCGGCGTCTCGCAGACGATTCTCCGGCGCATGCCCACCGGCACCACGCCGCCGCTCGTCGTGCGCACGAGCCCCTCGAGCGTGCCGATCATCCAGCTCGTGATGTCGTCGGACACGATGTCGAGCGGACAGCTTTTCGACTACGCGCGCCTCGCCCTCCGCGCCCAGCTCCAGAGCGTGCCCGGCATGCGCATCTCGCTGCCCTACGGCGGCGCCTCGCGCCAGGTCATGGTCGATCTCGATCCCGATGCGCTCATTGCCTTCGGTCTCTCCGCCGCCGACGTCAGCGCCGCCATCGGCCGGCAAAACCTCACGCTTCCCTCCGGCTCCCTGCGCGAGGGCGAACGCGAACTGCCCGTGGAAATCAACGCCAGCCCGGAAAACGTGCAGGGATTTCTCGACCTGCCGCTGCGCTCCGTTGACGGGAAAATGATTCTCCTGCGCGACGTCGCCAACGTGCGCGACGGCGAGGCCGTCTCCACCAACATCGCCCGCCTCAACGGCCAGAACGCCGTCATGGTCTCCATCCTCAAGCTCGGCAACGCCTCCACGGTGGACATCATCGACGGCATCCTCGCGCGCCTCCCCGAAATCCGCGCCTCCGCGCCGGCGGGGATGAACATCGAGCCGATCTTCGACCAGTCCGTCTTCGTGCGGGCGGCGGTGGACGGGGTGCGGCACGAAATCCTGCTCGTCGGCGGCCTCGTCGCCGCCGTGGTGCTGCTCTTCCTCGGCTCGTGGCGCTCGACGCTGATCGTGCTCACCTCGATCCCGCTCGCGCTGCTTTGCTCCATCGTCGGGCTCAACCTCGTCGGCGCCACGTTCAACCTGATGACGCTCGGCGGCCTCGCGCTCGCCATCGGCATCCTCGTGGACAACTCGCTGGTCGAGATCGAGAACATCAAACGGCAAATCTCGCTCGGCAAGGACGTGCGCCAGGCGATCGTGGACGGCGCGAAGCAGGTGGCGTTTCCCGAATTCGTTTCGACGCTCTCTATCTGCATCGTCTTCCTGCCGATCTTCCTGCTCACGGGCACGGCGTCCTACGTCTTCCGTCCGCTCGCGCTCGCCGTCGTTTTCGCGATGCTCGCCAGCTACCTGCTCGCCCGCACGCTCGTCCCCACGCTGGCGTCGATCATCCTGCCCTCCGAGCTGCGCGCCGAAAAGCGCCGCGAGGGCCGGCCGCCGCGCGGCCTCGGCCGCATCCATCACGGCATCGAGCACGGCGTGGACCGCGCCGCCGGAGTCCAGGGCCGGTTCCTGCGCGCGATTCTCGGGCGGAAATACCTCGTGCTCATCCCGGTGGCGGTGGCCGTCTCGCTCGGCGTGTTTGCCGCGCTCAAGTCCGGCCGCGAGTTTTTCCCGAAAACCGACGCCGGCCTCATCCGGCTCTTCGTCCGGGTGCCGAGTGGTATCCGTGTCGAGGATACGGCGCGCATCATGGCCGACATGCAGCGCGAGATCCGCAGCCTGATCCCGCGGGATGAATTGCAGTTTGTCGTGGAAAACATCGGCACGCCCAGCGCCGTCAACCAGGCCTGGGTCGAGACGACCGCCATCAGCTCCGCCGACGGCGAGATCCTCGTGCAGCTCGCCGACAAGCACGGGCCGAGCGATGGCTACATCGAAAAAATCCGCGCCATGCTGGCGGAGAAGTTTCCCGATGCGCAGTCGTTTTTCCGTCCCGCCGACGCCACCAGCCAGACGCTGGCCTCGGGCGCGCCGACGACGTTCGAGGTGCGCTTCACCGGCCGCGATATCGCCGGCAACCTCGCTCTGGCGAAGGAGCTCCGGGAGCGTTTCGTCAAGGTGCCCGGGGCCGTTGACGTGACCCTGCGCGAGGTGCTCGACCAGCCGGGCTACGCGATCCGCGTGGACCGCGCCCGCGCCGCCACCTTCGGCATCACGCAGCAGGATGCGTCGAACGCGCTGCTCGCGGCGCTCGGCAGCGGCGGCTCGGTGGCGCCCAGTTTCTGGTCCGATCCCGGCACGGGAGCCGCCTACGACGTGCAGGTCATCGCGCCGCCGGCGATTCTCGACTCGGTCGAGCAACTGCTCAACCTGCCCATCCGTCCCTCGACCGGCGGCGGTGCGCCCGTGCCGTTGCGGGCCTTCGCCACGGTCAGCGAGAAACGGGCGCCCGCCAGCGTCTCGCGCACCACCATGCAGCCGACGTGGACCGTGGTGGCCAACGCGGCCGGCCGCGACCTCGGCAGCCTCACCGCCGACCTCGAAAAAATTATCGACGAACTTCGCCCGCGGCTGAAACCGGCCAACCGGATCGAGCTCGCCGGCCAGGCCGCGCTCATGCGTTCGGCCTACTCCGAACTGATCGGCGGACTCGGCCTGGCGGCGGTGCTCGTGTTCCTCGTCATGGTGGTGAATTTCCAGTCGTGGACGCTGCCTTTCGTGGCGATCAGCGGTCTGCCGGTGGCGGTGTCCGGCGCGCTCTTTTCGCTCTGGCTCACCGGCACTCCGCTAAGCGTGCCGGCGCTCATGGGCATCATCATGGTCGTGGGTGTATCCACGGCCAACAGCGTGCTCGTGAGCAGCTTTGCCCGCGACCTGACCAACGAGGGCATCGCGCCGTTCGAGGCCGCGATCAACGCCGCGACCACGCGCCTGCGTCCGGTCACGATGACGGCGCTGGCGATGATCCTCGGGGTCATCCCGATGGCGATCGGCCACGCGGAGGGCGGCGAGCAGAATGCGCCGCTCGGCCGCGCCGTCATCGGCGGCCTCGTCTTCGGCACCTGCGCCTCGCTGTTTCTGGTGCCGGTGGTCTTCGCCGCCGTGCGCGGGCGGTTCGGCGCGAAAAAAACCGCCTCCTGA
- a CDS encoding chemotaxis protein CheY → METAPHIAVVDDNREIRELVVRYLGEHGYRVSAAENAAAFRRLQENSPPDLVVLDIMMPGTDGLGLCRDLRAASPVPIIFLTAMAEDTDRIVGLEMGADDYLTKPFNPRELLARIKAVLRRAHGLPVHRGAVRVGKLRFGDKVLDIGRREVLGPDGVAVPLSTAEFRLLGVFLEHPGVVLSRDQLLDLTLGRTADVWDRSVDNQVSRLRRKIEADPARPALIKTCWGDGYQFTAEVESA, encoded by the coding sequence ATGGAAACCGCGCCGCACATCGCCGTCGTCGACGATAACAGGGAAATCCGCGAACTGGTGGTGCGTTACCTCGGCGAGCATGGTTACCGGGTGAGCGCGGCGGAAAACGCGGCCGCGTTTCGCCGGTTGCAGGAAAACAGCCCGCCCGATCTCGTCGTGCTCGACATCATGATGCCCGGGACGGACGGCCTCGGCCTGTGCCGCGACCTGCGCGCCGCCAGCCCCGTGCCGATCATCTTTCTCACCGCGATGGCCGAGGATACCGACCGGATCGTCGGCCTCGAAATGGGCGCCGACGATTATCTCACCAAGCCCTTCAATCCGCGCGAGCTGCTCGCCCGGATCAAGGCCGTGCTCCGCCGCGCGCACGGTCTGCCCGTCCACCGCGGCGCCGTGCGCGTCGGCAAGCTCCGTTTCGGCGACAAGGTGCTCGACATCGGCCGCCGCGAGGTGCTCGGGCCGGACGGCGTGGCCGTGCCGCTGAGCACGGCGGAGTTCCGGCTCCTCGGCGTGTTTCTCGAACATCCGGGCGTGGTCCTCAGCCGCGACCAGCTCCTCGACCTCACGCTCGGCCGCACCGCCGACGTCTGGGATCGCAGCGTAGACAACCAGGTGAGCCGCCTGCGCCGCAAGATCGAGGCCGATCCCGCCCGGCCTGCACTCATCAAGACGTGCTGGGGCGACGGATACCAGTTCACCGCCGAAGTGGAGTCCGCATGA
- a CDS encoding histidine kinase, with translation MKRFRLRTLSSQLIGVMLLAIALSQGVSLCVFHREHERSVRGVLRDECLGRIASAIRLAQVTPPDQRAATLAAVSTPLTRYWLTSGPPGSSAAWQETAREQLLRDTLSADHGQPVPSLFRLDPMLDRRSVAGWEELPADTWLVGLPVRQLDLAPWNGFGFALRLGNGDWLNTVFAKPDYLVKTRLTTEYYAALIVTALLFAFAAWLIARRISGPLHTLTRSAEKLGRGENPELLPENGPDDIRATVATFNRMQVRLRRFVEDRTQMIAAISHDLRTPITSLRLRAEYVEDAEMREKMIATLDGMQAMTQAVLAFAREEATEETTRTVDIDALIESLCDDLAGIGQEVQFADGHRIPFRCRPDGLKRALTNVIENAVRYGHRARVRLDLAPECLGIVIEDDGPGIAEEEFERVFAPFFRLESSRNRATGGVGLGLAIARSIVRAHGGDIVLANRPEGGLCVTIRLPVAK, from the coding sequence ATGAAACGCTTCCGGTTGCGCACCCTCAGCAGCCAGCTCATCGGCGTGATGTTGCTCGCGATCGCGCTCTCGCAGGGCGTGTCGCTGTGTGTGTTTCATCGCGAACACGAGCGCAGCGTGCGCGGCGTCCTGCGCGACGAGTGCCTGGGCCGTATCGCCTCCGCCATACGCCTGGCCCAGGTGACGCCTCCGGACCAGCGCGCCGCCACGCTCGCCGCCGTGAGCACCCCGCTCACGCGCTACTGGCTCACGTCCGGCCCGCCCGGTTCCTCCGCCGCCTGGCAGGAAACCGCGCGCGAACAGCTCCTGCGCGACACGCTCTCCGCCGATCACGGGCAGCCGGTGCCCAGCCTGTTCCGGCTCGATCCGATGCTCGACCGGCGTTCCGTCGCCGGGTGGGAGGAACTCCCGGCCGACACCTGGCTGGTCGGCCTGCCCGTCCGCCAGCTCGACCTCGCTCCGTGGAACGGTTTCGGCTTCGCGCTCCGGCTCGGCAACGGCGACTGGCTCAACACCGTTTTCGCCAAGCCCGACTACCTCGTCAAAACCCGACTCACCACCGAATACTATGCGGCGCTCATCGTCACGGCGCTGCTCTTCGCCTTCGCCGCCTGGCTGATCGCGCGGCGCATCTCGGGTCCGTTGCACACGCTCACCCGCTCGGCGGAAAAACTGGGGCGCGGCGAAAATCCCGAGCTGTTGCCCGAAAACGGGCCCGACGACATCCGCGCCACCGTCGCCACATTCAACCGCATGCAGGTGCGCCTCCGGCGGTTCGTGGAAGACCGCACGCAGATGATCGCCGCCATCAGCCACGACCTGCGCACGCCCATCACCTCGCTCCGCCTGCGCGCCGAGTATGTCGAGGACGCCGAGATGCGGGAAAAAATGATCGCCACGCTCGACGGGATGCAGGCGATGACCCAGGCCGTGCTCGCCTTCGCCCGCGAGGAAGCGACCGAGGAAACCACCCGCACCGTCGATATCGACGCGCTCATCGAAAGCCTTTGCGACGACCTCGCCGGGATCGGCCAGGAGGTGCAATTTGCCGACGGCCACCGCATCCCCTTCCGTTGCCGCCCCGACGGGCTCAAGCGCGCCCTCACCAACGTCATCGAGAACGCCGTCCGCTACGGCCACCGCGCCCGTGTGCGCCTGGACCTCGCGCCCGAATGCCTCGGCATCGTCATCGAAGACGACGGACCGGGCATCGCCGAGGAGGAGTTCGAGCGCGTGTTCGCACCCTTTTTCCGGCTCGAAAGCTCGCGCAACCGCGCCACGGGCGGCGTCGGCCTCGGCCTCGCGATCGCACGCTCCATCGTCCGCGCCCACGGTGGCGACATCGTGCTCGCCAACCGCCCCGAAGGCGGCCTCTGCGTGACGATCCGCCTGCCGGTGGCGAAGTGA
- a CDS encoding lysophospholipase yields the protein MSHSTLPGGRCLRPFSLFVASILLLLVPASGDTPASAPGRDVIAAFTRAARGEPLRYVAIGGSITQASGEGWIGPWLREQFPESRVTIINSGMSATGSSLGIFRAERDIIAHQPDLVAIEYCVNDGGLVDEQAVRYMETLIVRLKSLPRPPAIVIVEAATRHGINAERHRKVARHYGLAHIDMQAAVDTHLFPDAPRIPLPRGVDRGGGGEAAAAAWAEIFSDNVHPNKTGHALYARAMAATLRPLADEARRLAASSARADADPQPAALPAPLSEKPLLLDARMVPLQGLSDPAGAWRPAPAPTTWYGRFFQGVLAASQPGAVLHLPFRGTTVGLFYELNPDHGSFYASVDGALPAQVFTNSRTGYTSYLVARNLPAREHVLTLVLPPATAPGETAGVPKSGGNVRLGYLLVAGETGATREPSPAGTFDAGKLQALRFATLPAATWRWAGPFPAAAGPDGIAPLDAREALTEKFLPEPGEPLPDSGTAKSVSWRPVTDTETAGAATGRVDFHALTGSTAPGIAYATTQIRSDKGGPAILSAEVDYYAHLWINGERVMTLDGPHPVPVFLPVTLRAGINDVFLKIGAGSAGFNFRLRVAEVD from the coding sequence ATGAGCCATTCCACCCTGCCCGGCGGCCGTTGCCTCCGTCCGTTTTCGTTATTCGTCGCGAGCATCCTGCTCCTCCTCGTCCCCGCTTCCGGCGACACGCCGGCATCCGCTCCGGGCCGTGATGTCATCGCCGCCTTCACCCGGGCGGCGCGTGGCGAACCGCTCCGCTACGTCGCCATCGGCGGTTCCATCACCCAGGCAAGCGGCGAAGGCTGGATCGGCCCGTGGCTGCGCGAACAGTTTCCCGAAAGCCGCGTGACCATCATCAACTCCGGCATGAGCGCCACCGGCAGCTCGCTCGGGATTTTCCGGGCCGAACGCGACATCATTGCCCACCAGCCCGACCTCGTGGCCATCGAATACTGCGTCAACGACGGCGGCCTCGTCGACGAGCAGGCCGTGCGCTACATGGAGACGCTGATCGTCCGTCTCAAATCCCTCCCCCGCCCCCCCGCCATCGTCATTGTGGAAGCGGCCACGCGACACGGCATCAACGCCGAGCGCCACCGCAAGGTCGCCCGCCACTACGGCCTCGCCCACATCGACATGCAGGCCGCGGTCGATACGCATCTTTTCCCCGACGCCCCCCGCATCCCGCTGCCCCGCGGCGTCGATCGCGGCGGAGGCGGCGAGGCCGCCGCCGCAGCCTGGGCGGAGATTTTCAGCGACAACGTCCACCCGAACAAAACCGGCCATGCTCTCTACGCCCGCGCCATGGCTGCCACGCTCCGGCCGCTGGCCGACGAAGCCCGCCGCCTCGCGGCCTCCTCGGCCCGTGCGGACGCCGACCCGCAGCCTGCCGCGCTCCCGGCGCCGCTGAGTGAAAAGCCGCTCCTCCTCGACGCCCGCATGGTTCCGCTGCAAGGGCTCTCCGACCCCGCCGGCGCCTGGCGACCGGCCCCGGCCCCGACCACGTGGTACGGCCGTTTTTTCCAGGGCGTGCTCGCCGCCAGCCAACCCGGCGCGGTGTTACACCTGCCGTTTCGCGGCACGACCGTCGGCCTGTTTTACGAACTCAATCCCGACCATGGCTCCTTCTACGCCAGCGTGGACGGAGCATTGCCCGCGCAAGTATTCACCAACAGCCGCACGGGCTACACCTCGTACCTCGTCGCCCGCAACCTGCCCGCCCGGGAGCACGTGCTCACGCTCGTCCTCCCGCCCGCAACCGCGCCGGGAGAAACTGCCGGCGTCCCGAAATCCGGTGGCAACGTCCGGCTCGGCTACCTGCTCGTCGCAGGCGAGACCGGAGCAACCCGCGAACCAAGCCCCGCCGGGACATTCGATGCCGGCAAACTCCAGGCGCTGCGCTTCGCCACCCTGCCCGCCGCGACCTGGCGCTGGGCCGGCCCTTTCCCGGCGGCGGCAGGCCCGGACGGCATCGCACCGCTCGACGCCCGCGAGGCGCTGACGGAAAAATTCCTGCCCGAGCCCGGCGAACCCCTCCCCGATTCCGGAACCGCCAAGTCCGTGTCATGGCGACCGGTGACCGACACGGAGACCGCCGGCGCCGCCACCGGTCGCGTGGACTTCCATGCCCTGACCGGCTCCACCGCCCCGGGCATCGCCTATGCCACCACGCAAATCCGGAGTGACAAGGGCGGCCCGGCCATTCTCTCGGCGGAGGTGGATTATTACGCGCACCTGTGGATCAACGGGGAGCGCGTCATGACGCTGGACGGTCCGCATCCCGTGCCGGTTTTCCTGCCGGTGACGCTGCGCGCGGGGATCAATGACGTGTTTCTCAAGATCGGTGCCGGCAGCGCCGGCTTCAATTTCCGCCTGCGCGTGGCCGAAGTGGATTGA
- a CDS encoding ribonuclease PH, protein MSNFTRADGRRADQLRPISFEANIAPHATGSVLVSFGNTRVICAATIEQKVPLWMKQQKIPGGWLTAEYSLLPYSTHDRKARDISKGKLDGRTVEIQRLIGRSLRAVLDLARLGENTLWIDCDVLQADGGTRTASITGAWLAARLAIQTLIDSGKLAENPLTDSIAAISVGVLDGRELLDLPYLEDKDAQVDFNVVMTGRGQFVEVQGTGEEATFSYEQLQALIALAQKGLKEISALQTAFLTRQLLAT, encoded by the coding sequence ATGAGCAATTTCACCCGCGCCGACGGTCGCCGTGCCGACCAACTCCGCCCCATCTCGTTCGAGGCCAACATCGCCCCGCACGCCACCGGCTCCGTGCTGGTTTCGTTTGGCAACACGCGCGTCATCTGCGCGGCCACCATCGAACAAAAAGTGCCGCTCTGGATGAAACAGCAAAAAATCCCCGGCGGCTGGCTCACCGCCGAGTATTCGCTTCTCCCCTACAGCACGCACGACCGCAAGGCGCGCGACATCTCCAAAGGCAAGCTCGACGGCCGCACCGTGGAGATCCAGCGGCTCATCGGCCGTTCGCTGCGCGCCGTCCTCGATCTCGCCCGGCTTGGCGAAAACACCCTCTGGATCGACTGCGACGTCCTCCAGGCCGACGGCGGCACCCGCACCGCCTCCATCACCGGCGCCTGGCTCGCCGCTCGCCTCGCCATCCAGACGCTCATCGACTCCGGCAAGCTGGCGGAAAATCCGCTCACCGACTCCATCGCCGCCATCAGCGTCGGCGTGCTCGACGGACGCGAACTCCTCGACCTCCCCTACCTCGAGGACAAGGACGCCCAGGTCGATTTCAATGTCGTCATGACCGGTCGCGGCCAGTTCGTCGAAGTCCAGGGCACCGGCGAGGAAGCCACGTTCTCCTACGAGCAGTTGCAAGCCCTCATCGCCCTCGCGCAAAAGGGTCTGAAAGAAATCTCCGCCCTGCAAACCGCCTTCCTCACCCGTCAGTTGCTCGCAACGTGA
- a CDS encoding ABC transporter produces MPRVRILLYFEILKLALAGLTANKLRSSLTMLGIAVGVFSVIGVMTAISALRSSVESGLSVLGANSFQITRYPAINFTDPRQRFANRRPVSYAEAARVKQRLAAMDAADAAPASGHDGAASALSAPVRVCLQLDRERQRAVYGERRTNPSLQLIGTDENYVPAANFEIARGRNLTGGDVEFGRSVCVIGDEIVQRLFPDESGIGRTIRAGGRNYTVVGTLAPKGTSFGQSQDKRLLVPVTRWLQDFGQRGRSVSLNIEAPSQAELPATQDRAIGVMRLVRQLEPEDADDFEVYTNDSLIETFNKIAGMITIGSFIISAIALVAAGIGVMNIMLVSVTERTREIGIRKSIGARKAGILVQFLIEAVTLSLLGGICGVLFGVVVGNIVAWMLKAGAVFPFAWAAVGLIVCGGIGVGFGLYPAWKAASLDPIEALRHE; encoded by the coding sequence ATGCCCCGCGTCCGGATTCTCCTCTATTTCGAGATTCTCAAACTCGCGCTCGCCGGACTCACCGCCAACAAGCTGCGGTCCTCGCTGACGATGCTCGGCATCGCCGTCGGAGTGTTCTCCGTCATCGGCGTGATGACCGCAATCAGCGCGCTCCGCAGCTCCGTCGAATCGGGCCTGAGCGTCCTCGGCGCGAACAGCTTCCAGATCACCCGGTACCCTGCGATCAACTTCACCGATCCGCGGCAGCGTTTTGCCAACCGCCGCCCTGTCTCCTACGCCGAGGCCGCGCGCGTCAAACAACGGCTCGCCGCCATGGACGCCGCCGACGCCGCGCCCGCCTCCGGCCATGACGGAGCCGCCTCCGCTCTCTCCGCTCCGGTGCGCGTGTGCCTCCAGCTCGACCGCGAAAGGCAGAGGGCGGTTTACGGCGAGCGCCGCACCAACCCCAGCCTCCAGCTCATCGGCACCGACGAGAACTACGTGCCCGCCGCCAACTTCGAGATCGCCCGCGGCCGCAACCTCACCGGCGGCGACGTCGAGTTCGGCCGCTCCGTGTGCGTCATCGGCGACGAGATCGTACAACGCCTCTTTCCCGACGAGAGCGGCATCGGCCGGACGATCCGGGCCGGCGGCAGGAACTACACCGTCGTCGGCACGCTCGCGCCGAAAGGCACCTCGTTCGGCCAAAGCCAGGACAAACGCCTCCTCGTGCCCGTGACCCGCTGGCTCCAGGATTTCGGCCAGCGCGGGCGCTCCGTGAGCCTCAACATCGAGGCGCCCTCCCAGGCCGAGCTTCCCGCCACCCAGGACCGCGCCATCGGCGTCATGCGTCTCGTCCGCCAGCTCGAACCCGAAGACGCCGACGATTTCGAAGTCTACACCAACGATTCGCTCATCGAGACCTTCAACAAGATCGCCGGCATGATCACGATCGGCTCGTTCATCATCAGCGCCATCGCCCTCGTCGCCGCCGGCATCGGCGTGATGAACATCATGCTCGTCAGCGTCACCGAGCGCACGCGCGAGATCGGCATCCGCAAGAGCATCGGCGCGCGCAAGGCCGGCATTCTCGTGCAGTTTCTGATCGAGGCCGTGACCCTCTCGTTGCTCGGCGGCATCTGTGGCGTGCTTTTCGGGGTGGTGGTCGGCAACATCGTGGCATGGATGCTGAAGGCCGGCGCGGTCTTCCCCTTCGCCTGGGCGGCGGTCGGGCTCATCGTCTGCGGCGGCATCGGGGTCGGTTTTGGCCTCTACCCGGCCTGGAAAGCCGCCTCGCTCGACCCGATCGAAGCCCTGCGTCATGAGTGA